ggagtgtccttctcctagaagagtagcttaccatagctaaagaatctcttttacccttgccaagaggaaagtagccaccgaagaattacagtgcagtagttaaccccttaagagaaaatGAATTATTTAGTCATTTTAGTTTTGTCAGGTGTTGGAGGACAGAGGACACTAAGTAGACAATaagccagactactcagtgtatgtgtaggcaaaaggaaaatgaaccgtaaccagagagaacgatccaatacagtactgtctggccagtctaattacccaataactctctagcggtagtatctcaacggatggctggtgccctggccaacctactaccaggcaAGAAATATATTCGGGTCAGACACTGAAACATAAATGATATGCACTTACTCCTTAGATCAAGTgcataagagatatatatatatatatatatatatatatatatatatatatatatatatatatatatatatatatatatatataccatatataacatacaatctccaatcctgtacagaaatcccttgattgtggtcaggaagttcgtatgattagccttgattttagtgctgcctttgaccgtgttaatcatgaggcccttgttttcaaactcaaacagttgggattgtGTGAGTCGTTTCTCagcataattattgattttttaagtaatagatctcaaagagttgttgttgatggccaccatagtgagtataggaatgagatatccggtgttccacatggtagtggtcttggcccattacttttcatcctatatacacatgacatggagtttggcctacaaaacaagcttgctgtatatgcagatgatgctactctctttgcatcaattccatccctagaatgtagatctggggttggtgaatcccttaatagagatagctaaaattggtgcatggtgtaaattatggggtatgaagttgaatcctaacaaaactaaaaagtatgattgtaagtaggtcaaggacgctgaTTCCTCAAcatccagtattgataatgtttctttaaatttgtatgacttttaaaattttaggtgtgattctcgacagcaaatttattgttgaaaaacacattaggtctgtgtcttcttcaattgcacaaaaattggcttattgagaaagtcttttaagatttttggtgatcactctattctgaagacgttttaattctttcattctaccttgttttgagtatttttctcctgtctggtcttcagctgctgattctcatcttaatttgttggacagaaacttacggtctattaaatttcttattcctgatctagatattaatctttggcaccgtcgttaaattagttcattatgcatgttgcataagatttttcataactctgaccatcctttacattcagatctccctggacaattctatcctgttcgtaatactaggcaggcagttaattcttatagccaggccttctccatcatgaggctcaatactacacagtattctagaagttttattcctgctgttaccaagttgtcgaatgatattcctaatcgggtagttgaatcagtagaacttcaaaagttcaaagttggagcaaatatttttatgttgaccaggctgacatgagtctttttattgtttatttgacatatctgttgctgacgttgttaatagtttatataggacatatctgttttgacgttgttaatagtttatacagggcatatctgttttgacgttgttaataggttatataggacatatctgttttggcgttgttactgtttttagaacgatttattgttaatttattctcaccatttatttatttccttatttcctctcctcactgggctatttttttctaatggagcccttgggcttatagccttatagcatcttacttttccaactagggtagtagcttggcaagtaataataataataatcataatcataataataataataatatatatatatatatatatatatatatatatatatatatatatatatatgtcactaacactcgATGTTTACAATTTTTTACAAAATTAGCCATAAATACCATTCAATATCCAATTCCCTCTTACATGGGATCTTAGACGCACAAGGAAATTCCCTTTAACGATAACTAGCCCAGCCCGGccagggactcgaacctatgatcgataaaaaataaggataaacattagactgttTTGACCAACCGGCAATTAGATGAAATGAACTAAACCCAAGTAAAATTGGACAATCGTTGCTGGAGGAAATATAGATGACAGATAAGGATGActaagagaagcagagagagagagagagagagagagagagagagagagagagagagagagagagagagagagagagagagagagagagagagaggatatccttTTTTGAAATGTCAATTGTCAACTGCAAGACGTCATCTCGTCCGCAAAGTAACAAACAGATTAGCGGTGAATGAAACCGGGTGTggtttagttcaaaagtacttgaTAATGAATTATCTTTATACATTACAGTGAATTGGTTGTATAAGGAAATGAACCTTTTAATTGACTACTAACTAACACATATCTAGCCTACTGGAGTGTCTTTGGTTGCATTTCCGTTGCTAAAACGAAGACGTTTAGTCAGCTTGGAAATCCGGTAGGAAATGTGAATAATACTTACATTTTTTCTGATCCCAGGACGCCATTAGTTCTTTACTAGTTCTTTACTAACCTACAGAGAGGTAACAAGACAAAGCCTCTTCTTCAGAAGTGATTAAGTGGAAAGAAAAatcaagtgaaacttttttcaGTGACGAGCCAAAGAGGAACCATAAATTCATTTCTCCAGAGGACTCAGAAGTGAGTTTGACCAACTGGGATCAATTTCTTGACAGGATTCCAACGACCAACTATGGTGAAACTACTGCTCTTCCCTTTTGCACTGATTCTGGCCTTTGTGTCTGCTCAAGCAGGTAAGAATCACTTCGctttaaggttaaaagagacactttagctatggtaaccagatctttctaggaggaggacactccaaaatcaaaccactgttctctagtcttgggtagtgtcattgcctctgtaatatggtattccactgttttggggtagatttctcttgcttgagggtacattcgggcacactatactatatatttttcttcctcttgttattttaatgttgttactcttcttaaaatattttctttttccttgtttcctttcatcactgggctgttttccctgctggggacccctgggcttatagcgtcatgcttttccaactggggttgtggcttagcaagtaataataataatagagacgactggtgaaatctaaccaaggctctttgagtcaataggcgtaggatgatgatgatgataatgataatgatgatgatgatgattagatgtTTATACTTCAGCCGTTGTCTTCAGACTTCTAAATTGTTGCTTCTTTTTACTACACGAACCAAATTAACCTATTGATGTTTGGAATGGCGATATCCTGTCTTAAAATCTTCACTAAATTCACAATTTATTACTTCCTGAAGACTAGTTATTTTCACTGGTTCCTAACGGAGtaatgaagaacttttttttttttaaattcaagttaaaattacagtatatcttataacgcagttttctttaaacattcttTTACAATATCCAAACTCATTCTCTCTTCCAGATGACAAGTTCGACATCTCTGATGCGAATAATCCAGTTAACTTCATAGTGCCAGCTTCTTCCTACACTATTCTAGCTTCCTGGACCAGCGATATAAACAACGATATTACCTTCGAAGCATTTCAGGATTTACAAAACAATCCTCATCGACTATTTGGAAATAGATACAATTCAATCGAGTCAAATGCATggaatttatttcaaatttatagaATAGATTGGGTAAGTATCAAAAGTCTTCGATCACTCAATGAATTCTCTGACCCCACAAAACCGTAATGATGCAATCAGGAAATTAGAACAAAAATCTAATTTATTggtaattactttttaaaaaacCATTCTTTCGTTAACACTTTCTTTAGCTTTCAAagttaaataattgttttattttgaatCAAAGAATAAAATTTTAAAGTTAACTTTGAATACAAAAGACTTAGTTTATTGCGAAATCACCGCCAAAAAGGGTCTCTTAACGGTTTAAAAGTCCTTTATGaagggaagaggcaagggacagtgacaatgccctagcaggacaatgtcctatgcacattttggcactagtttcatgcaaattggataaaaattgaccacgatacagcaaaaagatgtttttgacctttacatggccttgaactttgacccaataacttccaaaatataagtaaattgtcgttggatcatggccaatcatcccaccaaattttatgagattcggtcaaatactttttgagttatgagaatcacaaacgaacaaacacacaaacataaataaatggATACACACCTATCAAATAATgagccttcgcaacgaagttgataaggtaataaaattctttcttaattgttctttcatattccaaataaacaTTCATACTCACTTTTGAGCTACCAAACACTCAAAGGAAAGAAACCATTTCTGAACCCTGCTGTTAGTTACATCATTAAGGTATTTTCTGCTTCTATGTGTCATTAATTGGtaagtaaaactataataaaattggttTACAAATGATATTTCTAACAGGCGAATGATTGTTAGCTTAATATGACAGATATATCTAGTATCGTGGAAAATTTTCAATGCAAtgtcttttcaaagtttttctcTCCAAGGATGTGATAATTAATCCAGGCAACATAAGATATGAGGTAGATTGGCAACATGATTTAAATATCACAATCAAGAGCACCAAAAAGACCTACTGGAGATTTTGTGCCGACATATATCTATGTGGTGAGTCCATTTTCTTTCATAATATATTTTGGAAAGTCCTCAATTTCTATATATTCCTAATACTGtatcatgaaattaatatattcacaatgttaattaaaaaattatttcagttttatttctacgctgtgtgatactcaaaATACCTTAGAATGTACACGGCAGACAGATCTTGTAGTTCCTGTAGTGCATGTGGTTTCCTTGTGTGACAGGACctggaaaacagctcttaaagtaaagtcgAGTCAAGAACAGTCATTTGGACTAACAACAGAGCAAATGCCTCTGTCCCATCCTAATATCTCGTGTTTTTCGTATTCTTTCTCAGCTCACTTTCTTAGTAACCTTCATCTCCCTAGCTCTGCGATTTGATTTGGGCTGTGCTGTTTAAccagtggggatactttaacgtggtgaaagtgtttgagaATAtgtaagatcagcaaagctgtactagtcaaggccaccaatgctaggttggtttaatgtgagcgatcagacgaaaatctaccgccatcaccaatccgcacttgccagcgtgatgatgaaaactggccaaacaccaaatatgaattgacatatctgacttCTTTGTCCGACTAGAAACTAATGCATTTTAAGTCGTTGTTTAAGCTAAGCTAATCTAACAAAACTCTATTGCAGTTCTTCCAGAACCAGTTCCCCTTGCAACGGAAAGCAGCATTGTCTCCTCCACGACTCAAAGCAGCATTGTCTCATCCACTGTCCCAACGCCAAGCCCCAGAGAGACTGCTCTGGAAATCACAACAATAGTTTTACTAATTATCTGTTGTGTGTTGGTCGCGATCGTGATAGGAATGGCTGTTTACATCATCCGAGGGAGAAGAGCTTCACTTAATGGTGAATATTTGCTGTGAATAAGGCTTATTCTCTTTAACACTAACGATTATCACTGTTTCAAAGTGGGCAGTTTCCTCTGCTGAAACTGAAGATTTGCTTAACCCTATCTTAAAGACAATTCCGATGTATCATATGCACATTCATTAACATAGATAAGTGATAATACAGGCAATAGATATATTCCTATAAACATTCCTGACATTCACATAAGCACAGAAACTTACAAGCAGCTTAATCGGAACAACTACACTTTTTATTCGACGGCACAAGCGGTTGAGAACCCAATGCTACGAGAAAcctgatttttaaaaaattagtttctGCCAAAATTACAGCCTGATTTCGTACCCAAAATATTAAGGATTCAAATCAGGCACAATGTTTTGCATACTATCAAGTTAAAATCAAGTTATGTTGTTATTGATAAAGGGGTTTCTCTAGTAGTCCCATAATCTGTCTCAGGTACTCTGAAACCTTTAACCCTGTGATGGAAAAAGACAAGTATTTCCTCTTGGATGCTGCAGCTGAGAGAATAGATATCTGTTTCCTAAAATGAAACTTATGAGGGTtttggtagactattggaaacgtccctgtctggcgatatgctggaccGGGGTTTGggactcgctcaaactcgatagtttctagtagtgtctgcaatctcaccatccttgtgagccgggtatcgggagagtctataggtctacctgctgagtcatcaacagccattgcctggccctccctggtcctaactcgggcattgatcatacgtatatatgatcagtcactaggACATTATTGCTGTTCCTcgcctttgcaattcatgagcggcctttaaataaaaACAAACCGATTCTTTGAGAGTAGAGGTCGTTTACAATTGAAATTTGTATCTAAATAGGAAGAAGTTTGAGTCAAACGCTAAAAAGCAATTATATGGGATCacaaatcaataaaataagaaaaaaatttggaaTTGCATGATGTAAAACCTATTTCATATGGAGTATAATGTGAATAACAAGATGTGTATAACACCAAGAAATGTAGAACATcgcataaaaatagaataataacaatTAAGTAAATCTTCGTCTTCAGCTTAAATGAAAAGACAATTACAGATATAATCTACAACAAACCTATTAATACGTAATCaaatgtacagtaggacacaggaattcctggcacatcttgCTCTGAGAAAGTGCAACTAATCGACCCTTACTCCGGAGCAAAAACTCACCATGCAGTAAAGGCGTGGCAGGGTGCACTCCCCCAGAGCGAGGTGGACCAtgcattcctgtgtccaactgtaccttatgtGGACACAGGAATTATACTCCATTCGATAATCTCTTTTCTTGGGCTTATGtaaaagccattgttctctagtcttgggtagtgccagagccactgtaccatggtcttccactgtctagggttagggttctcttgcttgagggtacacttgggcatactactctatcttatttctcttcctcttgttttgttaaagttttcatagtttatataggagatattcattttaatgttgttactgctcttgaaatattgtatttttctttgtttcctttccttactgggcccttttccctgttggagcccctgagcctatatcatcctgcctttccaactaggcttgtagcttagcaagtaataataacaataataattccgttTCAGAGCCTGGATTGAACATGAAGACAGAGGCTATTTACGAAGAGGTCGAGCTGTCAGGCAATGTTTTCAGAGCACAACAGAACCATAACTTCGAAAACGTCATCTATGGAGCAGTGATTCCGAGACAGGCATGAGGACAGGGTGATCCTCTGGCTTCTTGGTGTTTTTCATGGATGCCATGAACACAGGAAGAAGGCCATAATCAATATGCAAGTCACGTCCTTTCAGTGGCACAAACTGAGAAAAAGAGTACGGATAATATGATTAATGTTCCTAACAAGAATCTAACTTAGAATCTAACTTACAAgagataaattttcatttttttcctaagTCTATTCCACCTGgtaaaagatcatgatgatttagtTGGAAAGTGAAGCATTGAAAAATTCCCTGCTGTTCTCTTGGAggtaaatagaatataataaatctatttggtgatatcatgtaattgaaaagatgtattaaGGTTACACTGATTCAAAGAGATGATGACCGAGATCCGACTACTCAGATGtggtaaaaagtagaaatattgatgATTCACTGTAAAATCTCTGCCACAATCTCTTTCTGtataaaatatctttacttttagCCAAACAACATTTCCTTATGTTAAAAATGAGACCAGAGCTTAGAATAACTGGTCCTAATCTGAAAAGAAAATGGTATGTATGTGGCCTTTCTAAGTCACAAAACCCTGTATAGTTTTCATTTCATTGTGGGCATCTTTATCTAATTATTTCTTTAACCTTACAAACTTTATTCTAATGTATGCATATTCAATTTCTGTATTCACATTTTCGTTACATAGTGGCGTAGCTAGAAATTTAGGGTcctggggtaggggggggggggggctcacttAGTAAAGACAACCTACCCCCTTACGGAATAGTAATTCTAATTgtatacttccatttttttttctgaccctgctttggagggACCCCTCTCTTGGAGGCCAAGGGGCCCTTTTCAAAAAGGTCCCCCACTCTTAGCTATGCCACTGAACAGACTTATATTTGTTTCATGATTTACTTAAGCTTCCAATTAATCTATTTTATGCATTAATAAGGAGAAACAACCTTATTTGAAGCCACATACCATGTGGATCTAATAAGGCTTTTACTTTCATATCTGGCAAATAAAAATGTTCTCAAAGACCTTGGAGTTTTCATGAGTATTAGGAAATGTCTTTGTAtaattataactgtttttaaatgagtctttgaggacaaaaaaaaataaagaatattcaaaatagcattattattatcacttatgaattccatctttttattattattattattattattattattattattattattatcattattattattacttgataagctacaaccctagttggaaaagcaaaatgctataaggctataagcctgagggcttcaacaaggaaagtagcccagtgaggaagggaaataaggaaactacaagtaattaacaactagattaaaataatttaagaaaaacaacatcaacacaaatctttcacatataaactataaaaaactttaacaaaaccagaggaagaaaagtatgatagaatagtgtccccaagtgtaccctcaagcatgagaactctaccctaagacagtaaaagaccatggtccagaggctatggtactatcaaaaaccagagaacaatggtttgattttggagtgtccttctcctacaagagtagcttaccatagctaaagaatctcttctacccttcccaagaggagagTTGCCaccgaccaattacagtgcagtagttaaccccttaagagagaatgaattgtttggtaatttcagtgttgtcaggtgttggaGGACAGAGGACACTATGTAAACAATAAGCCAtactactcagtgtatgtgtaggcaaaaggaaaatgagccgtaaccagagagaaggattcaatgccgtactctctggcc
The nucleotide sequence above comes from Palaemon carinicauda isolate YSFRI2023 chromosome 2, ASM3689809v2, whole genome shotgun sequence. Encoded proteins:
- the LOC137629701 gene encoding uncharacterized protein translates to MVKLLLFPFALILAFVSAQADDKFDISDANNPVNFIVPASSYTILASWTSDINNDITFEAFQDLQNNPHRLFGNRYNSIESNAWNLFQIYRIDWDVIINPGNIRYEVDWQHDLNITIKSTKKTYWRFCADIYLCVLPEPVPLATESSIVSSTTQSSIVSSTVPTPSPRETALEITTIVLLIICCVLVAIVIGMAVYIIRGRRASLNEPGLNMKTEAIYEEVELSGNVFRAQQNHNFENVIYGAVIPRQA